In a single window of the Candidatus Bathyarchaeia archaeon genome:
- a CDS encoding 50S ribosomal protein L11, whose amino-acid sequence MSETKKVVEALVAGGQATAGPPLGPALGPLGVNVLAIVNRINEVTKDYAGMKVPVKVIVDPETKEFEVTVGTPTASALIVSELKVEKGSGSPKAQKIGNLSMEQVVKIAKMKRIELLAPNVKKAAKEVLGTCVSMGVTVEGKDPKEVQGEIDDGKYDSMLAKEA is encoded by the coding sequence TTGAGCGAAACCAAGAAAGTTGTAGAGGCTCTGGTCGCAGGTGGACAGGCAACCGCTGGACCACCGCTTGGACCTGCGTTAGGACCATTAGGCGTCAATGTTCTCGCTATAGTGAACAGAATCAACGAGGTCACCAAAGATTATGCCGGCATGAAAGTGCCGGTCAAAGTCATCGTTGACCCTGAGACCAAAGAGTTCGAAGTAACCGTTGGCACACCCACTGCATCAGCATTAATCGTAAGCGAGTTGAAAGTTGAGAAGGGCTCAGGATCGCCAAAAGCCCAGAAAATAGGCAACTTAAGCATGGAACAAGTCGTGAAAATCGCAAAAATGAAACGTATTGAGCTCCTAGCGCCTAACGTGAAGAAAGCGGCAAAGGAAGTTTTGGGCACCTGCGTCAGCATGGGCGTAACGGTCGAAGGCAAGGATCCCAAGGAAGTTCAAGGAGAAATCGACGACGGAAAATACGACTCCATGCTTGCAAAAGAAGCCTAG
- a CDS encoding protein translocase SEC61 complex subunit gamma, with the protein MGLRSFFSSAAKMMKLAKKPGRDELWLSIKICILGIAVIGVVGFIIKFLSATLQVWSNY; encoded by the coding sequence TTGGGTCTCAGATCCTTCTTCAGTTCGGCCGCAAAAATGATGAAACTGGCCAAGAAGCCAGGCAGGGATGAGCTGTGGCTGTCGATAAAAATCTGTATTTTGGGCATTGCTGTAATAGGCGTTGTGGGCTTCATCATCAAGTTTCTTTCGGCAACGCTTCAGGTGTGGAGCAATTACTAG
- a CDS encoding 50S ribosomal protein L1: MSLDSKSILESVREAKSKTEKRKFTQSVELIINLRDIDMKKPESKIQESVELPYPVGKQSKVCVIASGELALKAKRAGADLVIERADLEALVGDKKRQKTLVNEYEYFISEAPLMPTVGRVLGAVLGPKGRMPTPVPPNVDIVGAIEKQRKIVQVRLRSQPVLQCRIGTEDMPDEHIAQNIEAVIRRLEGKLKRGLRNIRSIVVKTAMGPPVRLKI; encoded by the coding sequence ATGTCATTGGACAGCAAGTCGATTCTTGAATCGGTCAGAGAAGCCAAGAGCAAGACTGAGAAAAGGAAGTTTACACAGTCAGTAGAATTGATCATTAACCTGCGGGACATCGATATGAAGAAGCCTGAGAGCAAGATTCAGGAATCCGTTGAACTGCCATATCCAGTTGGCAAGCAAAGCAAAGTGTGTGTCATAGCCTCAGGCGAATTGGCCCTGAAAGCGAAAAGAGCTGGCGCCGACCTCGTCATAGAACGAGCTGATCTAGAAGCACTGGTTGGCGACAAAAAAAGGCAAAAAACCTTGGTCAATGAATACGAGTATTTCATCTCCGAAGCGCCCTTAATGCCCACGGTTGGTCGAGTCTTAGGCGCGGTTTTAGGCCCTAAGGGACGTATGCCGACCCCTGTGCCGCCCAATGTCGATATAGTTGGCGCAATTGAAAAACAACGCAAGATTGTGCAGGTTCGTCTGCGCAGTCAACCAGTTCTACAGTGTCGCATTGGCACAGAAGATATGCCAGACGAGCATATTGCGCAGAACATTGAAGCCGTGATCAGACGGCTTGAAGGCAAATTGAAACGTGGACTAAGAAACATCAGGTCAATTGTCGTGAAAACAGCCATGGGTCCACCTGTCCGACTGAAGATCTAG
- a CDS encoding 50S ribosomal protein L10, with translation MSKQIVVQKAAQVEEIRKLLTEYKALGIANLQKVRAAQLQEMKKKLQDMAHVRVIKNTLMRRAVAESKSKPGLEKLEPMLSGSNIFLFTNLNPFKLSLLLEKGRVRTTAKAGDVAAIDVLVPAGNTGQPPGPVISQLGAVGLPTRIEAGSVWINKDTMVAKKGDLIDARLAGVLSKLGIKPVEVGLNLKAVYEDGFIITDEQLHIDVDGFRKSLIEAASRALNLSLNAAYPTLETMSLLLQTAHRRAFNLAINAGVLTKETIGDLLRKAHAEASALNAKLPKAEEKPSSEPSTQKG, from the coding sequence ATGTCCAAGCAAATTGTAGTGCAGAAGGCCGCTCAGGTCGAGGAAATCAGAAAACTGCTAACAGAGTACAAGGCTTTGGGAATAGCCAACCTGCAAAAAGTGCGAGCAGCGCAATTACAGGAAATGAAAAAGAAACTACAAGACATGGCCCACGTTCGCGTGATCAAGAACACGTTGATGAGGCGAGCAGTCGCCGAATCAAAAAGCAAGCCTGGATTGGAAAAGCTCGAGCCGATGCTAAGTGGTTCCAATATTTTTCTGTTCACCAACCTCAATCCTTTCAAACTGTCACTTCTCCTAGAGAAAGGCAGAGTTAGGACCACAGCGAAGGCTGGAGACGTAGCCGCCATAGATGTGCTTGTTCCAGCGGGCAACACAGGCCAACCGCCTGGTCCTGTGATAAGTCAGCTAGGTGCAGTTGGCTTGCCTACACGTATCGAGGCGGGCAGCGTGTGGATAAATAAAGACACCATGGTGGCTAAGAAAGGCGACCTAATCGACGCTCGCTTGGCCGGCGTGCTTTCAAAATTGGGCATCAAACCCGTTGAGGTCGGGCTCAACCTGAAGGCGGTTTACGAAGACGGATTCATAATAACTGATGAGCAGTTGCACATAGATGTCGACGGATTCAGAAAAAGCCTCATCGAAGCCGCATCACGCGCGTTGAATCTATCCTTGAACGCGGCTTATCCCACACTCGAAACCATGTCACTGTTACTGCAGACAGCCCATCGAAGAGCCTTCAACTTGGCCATAAACGCGGGTGTACTCACAAAGGAAACCATCGGCGACCTGTTAAGAAAGGCTCACGCAGAGGCATCGGCTTTGAACGCCAAACTGCCCAAGGCAGAAGAGAAACCATCATCAGAGCCGTCAACTCAGAAAGGTTGA
- a CDS encoding transcription elongation factor Spt5: MAGETQKAPTSVFAVRTTAGQEKNVADMIASRVETTKLPIKAVLVPEMMKGYVFVEAQGPHFVEQVIAGVKHVRSRVPGLITFSEVERYIVSKPIIEELGTDDVVEIVGGPFKGMRAKITRIDKTKEEVTLELLEATFTLPITVHADYVRLVERAKKEGEVTQH, encoded by the coding sequence ATGGCTGGGGAAACGCAGAAAGCGCCTACATCAGTCTTTGCCGTTCGTACAACGGCTGGACAGGAGAAAAACGTTGCAGACATGATTGCCTCAAGGGTGGAGACCACCAAACTGCCGATTAAGGCGGTGCTTGTGCCGGAAATGATGAAGGGCTACGTTTTTGTTGAAGCCCAAGGTCCGCACTTTGTGGAGCAAGTCATTGCAGGCGTTAAACATGTGCGGTCAAGAGTGCCCGGTTTGATAACATTCTCTGAGGTGGAACGCTACATAGTGAGCAAGCCTATTATTGAGGAGTTAGGCACAGACGATGTTGTAGAGATTGTTGGTGGTCCGTTCAAGGGCATGCGAGCCAAAATCACCCGGATAGACAAGACTAAGGAAGAAGTGACTCTTGAATTGCTTGAGGCAACGTTCACCTTGCCAATTACAGTTCACGCTGACTATGTGCGGTTGGTTGAGAGAGCAAAGAAAGAAGGAGAAGTGACGCAGCATTGA
- the rpl12p gene encoding 50S ribosomal protein P1 has protein sequence MSMEYVHAAILLHKAGKQIDEGSLTQVLAAAGLTADPVRIKALIASLAEVNIEEALKQAATFAPIAGPATTALAQGAEAKPAASAEDKKKKEEEEKKKEEAAIEGLGALFG, from the coding sequence ATGAGTATGGAATACGTCCACGCTGCCATCCTACTGCATAAGGCAGGCAAGCAAATCGATGAAGGCAGCTTAACCCAAGTACTAGCAGCAGCGGGCTTAACAGCGGATCCAGTGAGAATCAAAGCCTTGATCGCTTCGCTAGCCGAAGTCAACATAGAAGAAGCCCTGAAGCAAGCAGCAACCTTCGCACCGATTGCCGGACCAGCCACAACTGCACTAGCACAGGGAGCGGAAGCCAAACCAGCAGCCTCAGCAGAGGACAAGAAAAAGAAAGAGGAAGAAGAAAAGAAGAAAGAAGAGGCAGCAATCGAAGGCTTAGGCGCGCTCTTTGGCTAG